One window of Thiomicrorhabdus lithotrophica genomic DNA carries:
- a CDS encoding RluA family pseudouridine synthase — translation MHSLPSTQFQFDTSWIIYSDDHLIVANKPSGLLSVPGRGADKQECLLSHLLINFPDAKIVHRLDMDTSGLMVVARSAEVHRHLSRQFQERQTQKTYHAICSGHLNTPSGYTNLPMRCDWDRRPLQMIDFKQGKGAQTFWKVLQQNPESFLVELTPITGRSHQLRLHMKSLGHPILGDNLYADPYSLQLSNRLLLHAKTLSFTHPITEELLSFDCSANF, via the coding sequence ATGCACTCTTTGCCATCGACACAATTTCAATTTGATACCAGCTGGATTATCTATTCTGATGATCATCTTATTGTAGCCAACAAACCTAGCGGGCTGCTTTCTGTGCCTGGTCGTGGTGCAGATAAACAAGAGTGTTTATTATCTCATCTGCTTATCAACTTTCCTGACGCCAAAATCGTTCACCGTCTAGATATGGACACTTCAGGTCTAATGGTTGTCGCTCGATCCGCAGAAGTACATCGACATTTGAGCCGCCAGTTTCAAGAGCGTCAAACCCAAAAAACCTATCACGCGATTTGCTCCGGCCACCTAAACACGCCATCTGGCTATACCAATCTGCCTATGCGTTGTGACTGGGATCGACGTCCATTACAGATGATTGATTTCAAACAGGGAAAAGGCGCACAAACATTCTGGAAAGTCCTTCAACAAAATCCAGAATCTTTTTTAGTTGAGTTAACGCCGATCACAGGTCGTTCACACCAACTTAGACTCCACATGAAATCGCTTGGGCACCCTATTCTTGGCGACAACCTCTATGCTGACCCATATAGCCTGCAGCTATCCAATAGATTATTACTTCACGCCAAAACTCTAAGTTTCACACATCCTATTACCGAAGAGTTGCTCTCTTTTGATTGCTCTGCGAACTTTTAA
- a CDS encoding low molecular weight protein-tyrosine-phosphatase, which produces MSKVSVLFVCLGNICRSPTAHAVFRKMVQDNGLQDVIDIDSAGTAAYHVGKHPDTRSMETARNRGIEMLDLRARKVDFGDFYVYDYILAMDEENYHNLLDIALPEHKDKIQMFLDYTSEFEESEVPDPYYGGAQGFEHVFDLVDSASQGLLDHIKKTHLV; this is translated from the coding sequence ATGAGTAAAGTTTCTGTTTTGTTTGTCTGTCTTGGCAATATTTGCCGTTCTCCAACGGCCCACGCAGTGTTTAGAAAAATGGTACAAGATAATGGTTTGCAAGATGTGATTGATATCGATTCGGCTGGAACGGCAGCTTATCACGTTGGTAAACATCCAGATACTCGCTCAATGGAAACGGCTAGAAACCGTGGAATTGAGATGTTGGATTTAAGAGCGAGAAAAGTGGATTTTGGAGACTTTTATGTTTATGACTATATTTTAGCTATGGATGAAGAAAACTATCATAACTTGCTTGATATCGCATTGCCTGAACATAAAGACAAAATACAGATGTTTTTAGATTATACCTCTGAGTTTGAAGAGTCTGAAGTGCCTGATCCTTATTATGGTGGAGCACAAGGTTTTGAACATGTATTTGATTTGGTTGATTCTGCTTCTCAAGGCTTGTTAGATCATATTAAGAAGACGCATTTGGTTTGA
- the rne gene encoding ribonuclease E: MKRMLINATQAEETRIALVDGQTLYDLDVETPHHQKKKANVYKGKITRIEPSLEAAFVDYGSERHGFLPFKEIAEEYFPKKEAGSGRPGIKDVLKEGQEIIVQVQKEERGNKGAALTTQITLAGPYVVMMPNNPKAGGISRRIEGDERTDIRDTLRDLETPEGMGLIIRTAGVGKNTEELQWGVNYLIQLWDAIKAASVEKEAPFLIHQESDIVILAIRDYLRQDIGEIIIDNMEVFHKARDFIQHVMPQQVYKVKPYQDTIPLFTRFQIESQIESAYQREVTLPSGGSIVIDITEALTAIDINSSRATKGTDIEDTAFNTNMEAACEIARQLRLRDLGGLVVIDFIDMHSNRHQREVENKMREAVKSDRARVQIGKISRFGLLEMSRQRLRPSIEESTQIVCPRCHGVGVIRGVESLGLSILRLLEEESMKENTRRVTVQLPVDVATFLLNEKRNQIIKIEDRHSLHILIVPNEHLETPQYVMERTRLGEESPQNASYEIKEIAMPETELKTEPTKEAKKEEPAVQNLQPTAPPPAATAPVQTQASTEQKPGLFSRVWKALFSKEEPEEEQVKPRSRNNNTRRNNNSRRRNNEGRGDNRNRNRNNRNKRPQENQAENQQNDQNQEKARKPSNRRNNRNRRDREESSNVDKKAQNDVPLATEETSTETNIAATETPKAQEGKGRRSGGKRRSRYNSRSYNSRRRAPAGAAEMSIDSLAPTTEQPVASAPVETTENITAEVVVQEVSTQENTPQEVINPVALTEETNIEPTTPTESVSEQAEDNSSDINGNVAESSDEKPKPRRRSRPRKPRSSSTRTKKATSETTEAPAAAKEGSED, translated from the coding sequence ATGAAAAGAATGCTAATTAATGCGACTCAAGCAGAAGAGACTCGCATTGCCCTAGTAGATGGTCAAACCCTCTACGACCTAGATGTGGAAACACCACATCACCAAAAGAAAAAAGCCAATGTATACAAAGGTAAAATCACTCGAATCGAACCTAGTTTAGAAGCCGCGTTTGTCGATTACGGTTCTGAACGCCACGGTTTTTTACCCTTCAAAGAAATTGCCGAAGAATACTTCCCTAAAAAAGAAGCAGGTTCTGGTCGTCCAGGCATCAAAGATGTTTTGAAAGAAGGACAAGAAATTATTGTTCAAGTTCAAAAAGAAGAACGTGGCAATAAAGGTGCAGCCTTAACAACCCAAATCACCTTAGCAGGTCCTTATGTCGTAATGATGCCAAACAACCCTAAAGCAGGTGGTATCTCACGTCGCATTGAAGGTGATGAGCGTACAGATATTCGCGACACCTTACGTGACTTAGAAACACCCGAAGGTATGGGATTAATTATCCGTACTGCAGGTGTAGGCAAAAATACAGAAGAGTTACAATGGGGTGTTAACTACCTTATTCAACTTTGGGATGCAATCAAAGCCGCCTCGGTAGAAAAAGAAGCGCCTTTCTTGATTCACCAAGAATCAGACATCGTTATTTTGGCAATCCGCGATTACCTGCGCCAAGACATTGGTGAAATCATTATCGACAACATGGAAGTATTCCATAAAGCACGTGATTTCATTCAACATGTCATGCCACAGCAAGTTTACAAAGTAAAACCGTATCAAGATACGATTCCTTTATTTACTCGTTTCCAGATTGAATCTCAAATTGAATCAGCCTACCAGCGAGAAGTTACCCTGCCTTCTGGTGGGTCGATTGTGATTGATATCACAGAAGCCCTAACCGCGATCGACATCAACTCAAGCCGAGCCACTAAAGGGACGGATATTGAAGATACCGCTTTCAACACCAACATGGAAGCGGCCTGCGAAATCGCTCGTCAGCTACGTCTTCGTGACTTAGGCGGCCTAGTAGTAATCGACTTTATCGATATGCACTCTAACCGTCATCAACGTGAAGTTGAAAATAAAATGCGTGAAGCAGTTAAATCCGATCGCGCACGTGTACAAATTGGTAAGATTTCACGCTTTGGCCTTTTAGAGATGTCTCGCCAAAGACTCCGTCCTTCGATTGAAGAATCAACACAAATTGTCTGCCCTCGCTGTCACGGTGTAGGTGTTATTCGTGGTGTTGAATCTTTAGGTCTTTCTATCTTGCGTCTGCTTGAAGAAGAAAGCATGAAAGAGAATACTCGTCGCGTAACGGTTCAATTACCTGTTGATGTCGCTACATTCTTATTAAATGAGAAACGCAATCAAATCATCAAGATTGAGGATCGTCATAGCCTACACATTCTTATTGTTCCTAATGAACATCTAGAAACACCACAGTATGTTATGGAACGAACACGTCTAGGAGAAGAATCACCGCAAAATGCAAGCTATGAAATTAAAGAAATAGCCATGCCTGAAACAGAGTTAAAAACTGAACCAACCAAAGAAGCTAAAAAAGAAGAGCCTGCAGTGCAAAATTTGCAACCAACTGCGCCTCCTCCGGCAGCTACTGCGCCAGTTCAAACTCAAGCAAGCACTGAACAAAAACCAGGTTTATTTTCCCGTGTTTGGAAGGCTTTATTTAGCAAAGAAGAGCCCGAAGAAGAACAGGTAAAACCACGCAGCCGCAATAACAATACGCGTCGTAACAATAACAGCCGTCGTCGCAATAATGAAGGCCGTGGTGATAACCGTAATCGTAACCGCAATAATCGTAATAAGCGCCCTCAAGAGAACCAAGCTGAAAACCAGCAAAATGATCAAAATCAAGAGAAAGCGCGTAAACCAAGTAATAGACGTAATAATCGTAACCGTCGTGATAGAGAAGAATCATCGAACGTTGATAAAAAAGCACAGAACGATGTGCCTTTAGCAACTGAAGAAACTTCTACAGAAACGAATATTGCAGCTACTGAAACGCCTAAAGCACAGGAAGGTAAAGGCCGTCGCAGTGGAGGGAAACGCCGAAGTCGATACAACAGTCGTAGCTACAACAGCCGTAGACGCGCTCCAGCAGGTGCTGCAGAGATGTCAATTGACTCTCTTGCCCCTACTACAGAACAACCCGTTGCCAGTGCTCCTGTTGAAACTACAGAAAACATCACTGCGGAAGTTGTGGTACAAGAGGTTTCAACTCAAGAGAACACTCCTCAAGAGGTGATTAATCCAGTTGCTCTAACAGAAGAAACCAACATTGAACCAACGACTCCAACAGAATCTGTTAGCGAACAAGCTGAAGATAATTCTTCGGATATAAACGGAAATGTTGCAGAAAGTAGCGATGAGAAGCCAAAACCAAGAAGACGTTCACGTCCACGTAAACCACGCTCTTCTAGTACACGCACTAAAAAAGCAACTTCAGAAACAACTGAAGCGCCAGCTGCTGCAAAAGAAGGTTCAGAAGACTAA
- a CDS encoding RluA family pseudouridine synthase, giving the protein MSAKVQLVDVGPEDAGQRLDNFLMRHLRKAPKTLIYRIIRKGEVRVNKGRARANTRIEAGDVVRIPPVTVPDKVVVNESDIPDIQLKRIEESILFEDKDLMVINKPSGFAVHGGGGINWGVIEILRVLRPLAKRLELVHRIDRDTSGCLLIAKKASVLKHLHAQMRADQFDKRYLAIVMGSWPKNSQKVDLPLRKDHLPDGGWQVKVAQDGKEAISFFKVEQHLKGADLVSVKLKTGRTHQIRIHALAKGCALMGDDKYGSREVNKKYRPLGMKRLALHAQFLGFTHPVTEERMLFEAPLWPDFKKIIQALSIA; this is encoded by the coding sequence ATGAGTGCAAAAGTACAGTTAGTGGATGTAGGACCAGAAGATGCTGGTCAGCGATTAGATAATTTTCTAATGCGTCATTTACGAAAAGCACCTAAAACACTTATTTATCGAATTATTCGTAAGGGTGAGGTTCGAGTGAATAAAGGCCGTGCTAGAGCCAATACTCGAATAGAAGCAGGTGATGTGGTTAGGATTCCCCCCGTTACTGTGCCGGATAAAGTGGTGGTAAATGAATCTGATATTCCTGACATACAGCTTAAACGTATTGAAGAAAGTATTCTTTTTGAAGATAAAGATTTAATGGTGATTAATAAACCATCTGGTTTTGCTGTGCATGGTGGTGGTGGAATTAACTGGGGTGTGATAGAAATTTTAAGAGTACTTAGACCATTGGCTAAGCGTTTGGAGTTAGTTCATCGTATTGACAGGGATACTTCTGGTTGTTTATTGATTGCTAAAAAAGCCTCTGTTTTAAAACATCTGCATGCTCAGATGAGAGCGGATCAGTTTGACAAGCGTTACCTTGCAATAGTAATGGGGAGCTGGCCAAAAAATTCACAAAAAGTGGATTTACCGTTAAGAAAAGATCATTTACCTGATGGTGGTTGGCAAGTTAAAGTCGCTCAGGATGGAAAAGAGGCTATTAGTTTCTTTAAGGTTGAACAGCATTTAAAAGGTGCGGATTTAGTTTCGGTCAAGCTCAAAACGGGAAGAACGCATCAAATTAGAATACATGCTTTAGCCAAAGGTTGCGCCTTAATGGGGGATGATAAATATGGTAGTCGTGAAGTGAATAAAAAATATCGTCCTTTAGGTATGAAGCGTTTAGCGTTACATGCTCAGTTTTTAGGGTTTACCCATCCTGTTACTGAAGAAAGAATGTTGTTTGAAGCGCCATTATGGCCTGATTTTAAAAAAATTATCCAAGCCTTAAGTATTGCTTAA
- a CDS encoding HAD-IA family hydrolase, producing the protein MQELKKYKAVIFDWDGTLMNSEARIVDAIQIAAKETGLPVLSYDESKQIIGLSLEKAILGLYPGLEQSQVVAMSEAYTQCFLEESNVDMVPFDGAEALLLNLKQQGLKVAIATGKSRKGLNAVLAETGFGVYFDMTRTPVESASKPDPLMLTQILEEFGLNVSDAVMIGDTTFDMEMAQNIEMDRIALSHGVHQTELLLDYNPVATLDSLNELNMWLMNNI; encoded by the coding sequence ATGCAAGAGTTAAAAAAGTATAAAGCGGTCATTTTTGATTGGGATGGCACCTTGATGAATTCAGAAGCACGGATTGTTGACGCAATTCAAATAGCAGCAAAAGAGACGGGTTTACCAGTGCTGTCTTATGATGAATCTAAGCAGATTATTGGTTTGAGTTTAGAAAAAGCAATTTTAGGACTTTATCCAGGGCTTGAGCAATCACAGGTGGTGGCAATGTCTGAAGCCTATACGCAATGCTTTTTAGAAGAAAGTAATGTTGACATGGTTCCATTTGATGGAGCAGAAGCGTTATTGTTGAATTTAAAACAACAGGGTTTGAAAGTGGCTATTGCTACAGGCAAAAGCAGAAAAGGTCTAAATGCGGTTTTAGCTGAAACAGGGTTTGGAGTGTATTTTGATATGACACGTACGCCAGTTGAGTCGGCATCTAAGCCTGATCCATTGATGCTTACGCAGATTCTTGAAGAATTTGGTTTGAATGTGTCCGACGCGGTAATGATTGGAGATACTACTTTTGATATGGAGATGGCGCAAAATATTGAAATGGATCGAATCGCTTTGAGTCATGGTGTGCATCAAACGGAATTGTTGTTGGACTATAACCCTGTAGCTACGTTAGATTCTCTAAATGAATTGAACATGTGGTTAATGAATAATATCTAA
- a CDS encoding Maf family protein: protein MTKNQTNPILPQVVLGSTSPFRKALLDKLHIPFIQDSPDIDEHPLDTETPKDMVLRLSRAKANVFKTKYPNNIIITSDQCAVFNNQPIGKPHTVEKAVKQLQQFSHNKITFYTGLVVCNTSTGQSYEYLDTTIVHFRTLSDEIIHNYIELEQPLNCAGSFKSEGLGVTLFKQIDSRDPNALIGLPLMALTDIFYEMGYPLPIVNQ, encoded by the coding sequence ATGACCAAAAATCAAACCAACCCAATACTTCCACAAGTTGTGCTAGGCTCTACTTCTCCATTTAGAAAAGCCTTACTCGATAAACTGCACATTCCATTTATTCAAGACTCACCTGATATTGATGAGCATCCTCTTGACACCGAAACACCAAAAGATATGGTATTACGACTTTCTCGCGCTAAAGCTAACGTGTTTAAAACCAAATACCCAAACAATATTATTATCACATCCGATCAGTGCGCTGTATTTAACAACCAACCCATAGGCAAACCACATACCGTTGAAAAGGCCGTTAAACAATTACAGCAATTCAGTCACAATAAGATTACATTTTATACAGGCCTGGTAGTTTGCAATACCTCAACCGGTCAAAGCTATGAGTACCTAGATACAACAATTGTGCATTTTAGGACACTGTCAGATGAGATAATTCATAACTATATTGAGTTAGAACAGCCATTGAATTGTGCGGGAAGTTTTAAATCAGAAGGTTTAGGAGTAACCCTCTTTAAACAAATAGACAGCCGAGACCCAAATGCTTTAATTGGCTTGCCACTAATGGCGTTGACCGACATCTTTTATGAAATGGGTTATCCGCTACCAATAGTAAACCAATAA
- a CDS encoding YceD family protein: protein MFNKLPDFIDPIYSVNHNKRFNGRVNQSRLKRVVEVVNEADREVDVQIEFFYDKALRFPAFTMKIETSLNLQCQRSLKAFDLPVAAEIKGVFTETLALTQDLPTDVEVYELDGEEKISLFELVEEELLLCVPLAPVDNNSSAPEFDGASKNTNVENQQGQVEKDEPQKPNPFAVLQGLKK from the coding sequence ATGTTTAATAAGCTACCTGATTTCATTGACCCTATTTACTCGGTAAATCATAATAAACGATTTAATGGGCGAGTCAACCAAAGCCGTTTAAAACGCGTGGTTGAGGTGGTGAATGAAGCCGATCGCGAGGTCGATGTTCAGATAGAATTTTTCTATGATAAGGCGTTAAGATTTCCCGCCTTTACTATGAAAATTGAAACCAGTTTGAATTTGCAATGTCAGCGTTCTTTGAAAGCATTTGACTTGCCTGTAGCCGCTGAAATAAAAGGTGTGTTTACAGAAACGCTGGCATTAACACAAGATTTACCAACAGATGTTGAAGTTTACGAACTTGATGGTGAAGAAAAAATTTCACTTTTTGAGTTAGTAGAAGAAGAGTTATTATTATGTGTGCCTTTGGCACCTGTAGATAATAACAGTTCTGCTCCTGAATTTGATGGAGCCTCGAAAAATACAAATGTTGAAAATCAGCAGGGGCAAGTCGAAAAAGACGAGCCACAAAAGCCAAACCCTTTTGCTGTATTGCAAGGGTTAAAAAAATAG
- the rpmF gene encoding 50S ribosomal protein L32, with amino-acid sequence MAVQKSRKTPSRRGMRRSHDALSPATLTVDETTGEVHRRHHVTADGYYKGKKVVQDKA; translated from the coding sequence ATGGCAGTTCAAAAAAGTCGTAAAACACCTTCAAGACGTGGTATGCGTCGTTCTCACGATGCACTTAGTCCAGCTACATTAACTGTAGATGAAACTACTGGTGAAGTTCACCGTCGTCACCATGTAACGGCTGATGGATACTACAAAGGTAAAAAAGTAGTTCAAGATAAGGCGTAA